CATGAGACCACAGTCTCCTCCCACAGCTGggtagagaacccaggaatcctgattctCTGCCAAGCAGCTGTGAAGCCCACTTACAGAAAGGTTAGGTCAAGGGGCAGAGGACTGTGTCCAAACCAGGTGACTCCCACTGGTGTAATTTTGGCTCCACATGATGGAATTGCTCTTTTCCCAGTTTAGTGAAGGTTGCAGCTAAACTTCTATTTAAAAACCAAATTTTGCATCCTCTCTTCAAGGCACCCTAGAAAGCCAGAAAATTGACAGCTCAACCAGCTGCAGTACCTCCAGGCATTGCATCCACACCCCTCATACAGCACAAAATTCTTTGTTTGGGAACTGGCCACTAATTTTGGCTTAGCGGCACTGAACCTCAGGGTCTCCTCCATGAAACAAGGACAGTAATGATTCCTGCTCTTTGTCTAGATACAGCCAACATCATTCGGGAGAAAGAGAAACAAGCTGAGTGCAGAGAAAGAAGGGGGATTTGAGGGATGTCAGGGCTCTGGAGCTTCCACAGTGAGGGACCCAGAGTTTTCTGGGAGGGCTGGAATTATGCCAGAGGCAGGGGACATTTACCTATGACAGAGGGGCTGGATCTCagctgggcagggggagaagaACAGAGGGACTATGGAAATACAGGCTGGAAAGCAATGAGAACAATGGTCTGATGGTTGAAACACCACCTTGGCATGCAAGAGATGAAGGTTAAGTTCCACATTGTGCCAATGCCTTCCTGGGCAATCTCACTTAATGATCCCATGTCTCCTTCCACCCTTGTATGACAGGGGGTcagccctcccctgcctcccagggtgctgagagtcatttGATACTGTACATGAGGTGCTCTGACCTTGGACAGCCCCTGTCAGCACCAAGTCCCTTCAGCTCACAGGTGCACAACAAACCTACAAGGGCCACTGCTCAGAGAGTTGCATCTGTTGGAGGAATCCTGCCCCACTATCTTGCCTGCCAGCTTCAGTGCCCCACTGCAGCATCCCATGGGAGAGGCTGAATAACCACTGCTGAAGAGAGCTTGTTGGGGGAAAATACACTCTGCtgctccctttcctctcctcagCCCTGCTGACAATGTTTGCTTGTGCAACCCTGAGTAAGGTCTGCTCCCCACCCACCTAAAGGACAGATGTTGTTTGAACAAATGACATCCTATCACATAGCAGCCCACCCTGCTTTCTACCACTGGAGAGAGCACAATGGAGCAGAACCCTTTAGACTTGGGTTTGAGTTGAAGCTGCCCTGGGTGCATGATCAGGTTGGAGCAGCCCTCACAGGTCATGGCCTAGAGCATGAGCGGGAAGATTTTTTTAGATTCTTTTTGCACAAGACCAGGACTCACCTGCACAACTAAATCTAGCCTAAGCCAAAGGAATTCACCCCAGAGGTGATTTCAGTCCATGGGGAGAAGAACCTGGCTAGCCCACTCACCTGAGAGAGAAGGATTGGGGCAGTTACCTGAGAGcgacagttctcaaactgtgggttgggaccccgaAGTGGGTCACCACCACCCTTTTAATGGGTTTGCCAGGGCTGTGGTAGgctgcctggggccaaagccacAAACtgagcccaagggcttcagccctatgtggcaggggtgaggctttTGCCTGACATGGGGGGATGCTCAGGTTACAGACCCTGAGCACCCCCTGAGCTAAAGCTCTTGGGGTTTGACCCCCTGGGCTGGGCAGTAATTGTCAGAAGGGGTTGTGGTCCAATGAAATTTGAGAACTCTTCTCCTAGAGCATTGCGTAAAGCCAGTCAGTCAGCAGGAACTCCCTTCTGGAGTCTGTTTCACTCAGAGGGCACAGTGGCTGGGGAATATTGTTCTCTTCTGCTAGATCCCTGTAATGGTTACAGCTGCCAGCTGGACTGTTCAGAAGGAGGGAAATTCCTCTGCCCTTTGCCTATGAGAGATACCAGCCATTTGACTCTGGGAACCTGAAGGCAGCAAGCTCtattctccccaccctcccatgatCTCTCTCATTCAGCCCATGCATCAACCACCCCATTTCCTTCCCCAAAGAAGGTGGGGAGGGCACACACCTCCCTTGCCCATAAAGAATAAGTCATGGACCAGACTCAAGTCATTGGATTTATTTAGACAGAAGGTACAAGGCATGTGACTGCTCAGGCACTAGAATGGCTGCATCTTCTGTATACGAGTATCCCCAGAGTAATGAAGGCCAGTGCAGTGGCAGCTGCCATGGAGATCAGCCCAGCTGTAGAAGAGAATCCTACAAAAGGACAGACAGGTGGTTAAAACTGCAACTAGTTGCTTTTCTAACTACCTCTCCATAAAAATCCACCATGGACTTGCTGGGTACATTAGTGAAGGCCATAGTTAATAAAAAGTTGGGGATTTTATTGGAGCTATATTGAAGGGTTGTGATTTTTAAGCCATACCaattgaagcagcaaagagtcctgtggtaccttatagactaagacatattggagcatgaattttcatgggtgaatatccactttgttggatgcatgtgggtattcacccacaagagctcatgctccaatatgtctgtaatctataaggtgccacaggactctttactgcttttacagatccagcctaacaaggctacccctctgatacttgtttacTAGAAGTGGCTGGAGCAGGAGATTAGCACCTGTTTATAAATTCACTAGTTCATGGGTTGTAGGTCTCAGGCCACAACTGGTGTCCCAGCAGATAAGCCCAGGCTGCAATGGCTGACAGACCTAGATTTGACTGGCTCTGGTTGGACTCTTTCAACGAGGAGCCGCGTTGACTCATTCCTAACACCCACTCCTGGGCTAAGGGATTCTTACAGCTGACTTTGCAAGACTCATTTCTTTCATCCTTTAGATCAGCTTTTCCAAGCCAACCTAATGTAGATTAATAAGTAACAATGGAGGCTCTGTGTGACTTGTTCTTCACTAGAACTGCTTACCCTCCGAGGCTGCCTTCTCTGCCGCCATTTGATCAGTTGAGAGATCCCTTGATCCTCGATAAGCATCAAAGATGACTAGGGGTCCTACCACAACATCAGCCTCAGCTTCCCTCACCAAGGGGTCACCTGTATTGGGGAAGAGAAGCACTACTAGAGCACCAATGTGTCAGGTTAATCTCAGCCATCCCATTTTGGGTGGAAGATCCCCTAGGAACAGTCTGTTGGAGTAAGCCAGACATCTTCCCAGGTGAAGTGGGCACAGAACCTACCATGCCTGGAGGCCACATCTCTCTGGAAGCGCCTCCCTGGCCATCTGTCCAGAGGTCTGACTCTCCCAGACTGTCCAGCCAGACCACAGTTCCCAGTCTCACAGCACCTGCAGAGGTCTCTGGTGCCTTCCACTGGAGACCAGCTGCAACAGAACAAGAACAATCATCTACAGGGAAGTGTTCTGTTCTAGGCTGCCCATCACTCCCCTGATGGGGTTCTAGTCTACTCACATGTTGCCTGCTTTGTTGAAGGAACAAGCCTTGTTCAAGGGATCTGGGGCTTGCTCAGCTGCAGTAACTTTCAGATGACAGGTGATATAGATCTGGAGGGGAAGTGGGAAGAGGGGTTAGGACCATCCCAGGGGACACTAAcacctgcttagccttgggaaatcGACTTGGAGCAGAAATCTGGAGCTCACCAAGTTCCTGGCATCTCCTGCAAACCTGAACACGTCCACCATGAACTGCAGTGTGTCCTGCCTGGGTCTGGGGAATATGAAGGCTGAGGTGGTGTCATCTGACCTCCCATCCACCAAGCATCTacacacaagaaccaagggtcagTGAGAGTCCCTGATCAGTCTTGTTTTACACTAGACAGGGCTCCCGGCTCCCAGCTcttacccattgaagtcaatgacagcaTAGCGGGGAGAGGAGTCCCTGTCTGGGGTCAGGGTGGCCACACAGCTGTCCACAAAGAGCCTCAAAGCCACATGGTTCCCAGTGTTGACATCAGCTTGGATATGCATGACCTCCCCCAGCTGGAACCCATTGGAGGGTCTCTCAGCACTCCAGTCATCTGCAAGGCAAGCTCACAGTGAGCAGgacagacaggcaggcaggcttGGGCTCCCCCTGACGTCTCCTCCCACCTACCATTCATCAGGCGCAGGGAGAAACCCAGCCTCTCCTCTGCAGACAGggtagagctgaagggaacccaggtTGGCTTGATGGCTTTACTGCTCACATTGTCCTTCCTGTGAGAGGAGCAAACCTCAGTCACTGACCCAGATCCCACAACAGGGACTGAATGGGTAGGAGAGGACCTGAGCATCTCAGACACTCACCTGGGATAATGACACTCAATGGGAATCACAGCTGGATTGGTTCTCAGGATCACTGGGttgctggcaggggtggggttaTAGTTCAGGCTTGTGCTGTAAACCAGGGTGTCTGGGGTCATCTGGAAGGAGTGGACATTGGACAGATTAAGGGCAAGTAGTTAAGCTCAATATTAACAGCTCTCAGCTGAAGACAGTTCTCCAGCCTACAGAAAGTGGCCATGTCTTTCAATAAGTGGCTCCTGCGCTCATTCTGTTGGAGCAGCCATCAGAATACTGGAGCTACCATAGTGCCCTGTTTTGCATGACTCTGCTGACTAGTTTCCTCTGTGCCTATTCTGAGGAAAGTGCCATAGAGTAACCTCCAGGTACAACACACTCACACCACTACTCAGATTGAGCTACCAGAGAACAGAAACACATTCAGctggccccttcccctctgcagtcATTGCAGAGCTCAGAGAATTCAGGGTGCCAAACTTTGCTTTACTGGCAGTAAAATTCCCTAGCTTGGACTGGGCACACATGTCCAATGGTGAAATCTGACAGCCACCATGGCTCCCTCCCCATACATGCTCTTAAGCCTGCTTTTAGACATGAAATTCTCAACTATAAGGAGACTGGAGACTAAGAAAAACATACCCCCTCCCTCCAGAGGGATAGCCAGTTGGTCAGAAACTGAGCCAAGGCCCTGCACAGTACCGTTACCCTTTTAAATCCACACAGATAGGAAGTTCCTGGCTTATATGAAGCTGCCTTACCTGCAAGGTGCTGCCACATTCATGGAGCCCAGCTTCAAAGGTCACTGTGTTCTCCGCAGCATTAAGGGATGTGTACTGGCaggcagctgggccaaggctCAGGTCAGCAGCTTTGATCAGTCTCCCCGTCCcaaacagatccctgtgcacaGTGATCACTAGCTGAGCCTCCTCACACTGCACCGtgacaggctgcagcagggacacAGCCCTGAGCTGGGAAGCATCAACCTGAGCCCAGGGGTAGGGCTGGGCAAGAGAGGGTACATAGGCTTGTCTGTGAgggggctcagccctgggggcGGATCTCCAGATGGCTGAGTCCCTCCTAGAGAAATCCCAGGGATTGTAACTAGTCACCCCACTGACCACCCAGCACAGAAGAGCAAAGCCCAGGGTGGCTCTATACCCCATCTTGCCTGCTTGCAGCAAACCCAGCATAGAGAGAATCTGCTGCTCTGGGCCCTTTATACCCTGCACCTAAAGCCAGGTGACAGCTGCCCCACGTAATTATCACCCTCCCCTAGCCTGCAGGCAGCTGGGGCCCAATCACATCCATGACCCATCACTGGAGCAAGGAAATGGGAGGACCAATGGGAATCAGCCCCACCAGTTGGTCAGTTCATCAGTTGTATTCTGGGAGATTCCTGTGATGTTTCGTTCAATTAAAGGCTGAAACATTTTGATGTGGATGTGAAATATCAGCTGTGCAGCGACTGCAGTGCTGATGCTCAATGCCAAAGGGGATTTTTACTATGGAGCAGTGATCGCTGCAATATGGTTACGTTTGTGACACAATCTCTGTTTAAATTCCTGGTCTCTGAATTTTGCCTCTTATCTGAACTCggtggggttctctgctcggtgtcctcatctggttcccttcgtttagccctgtgacctcactcctgtctctgttatctcattagttgtcccctggaATCATTTGGCTTCCaggtcctgtggatcctccccttagactggggggaggtcctttagcagtgggcggatttctgcccacccacttcctggatcccaataGGATCTGAACTTGGCCTAGATAGTCAGATCAGCTCCCAAACTGGCATTCTAGTTCAGCAGCTGAGGTGCGTTTTGGGATGCAAACTTGAGTTCATTTGACCAAAGGGTTTTCCAGCCACAGCTCTCCCCAGCGGCCTGGTTTTAAATGTTGAGTATCCTGTTTGAACAGCCTTATCATGATATTTTTGCACAGCTAGGAAATGATTGGGGTGGGATCCATGTGAAATGGAGATTGTTGGGCTACCCCTGCTGAGGGCTAATGTCCAGTCCGAAAAACAAGTTCCAAAACGTAGCCTATCCAAaatcattgttttatttctggcCCTGGGGAAGGGCCTAGGGGTTTTCTGTGAGCCCTGCATGCCATGCCTGTATACACAGCTAAACCCAGGACTCCTCTTTCAGCCAGGGGACAgtgcactgggctgggaaccaTGACCCAGTTCCTCAAAGGTAGTTAGgctcaatggaagttaggagcctaaataccttggaagAACTGGGCCCAGGAGACTGTAAATTCAAGAGTCGTTGCTTCCAGTGATGGCTGTATTTGTACTTGACTGTAGCTTCCTCTGCATGCACTAGGGGAGACAGGTCTCATTCTCCCCTGTTTTACAGGTAAGGTCACCAAGAGGCTGCACAATGGTCCTCTTGGGAAAGGTCACGTTAATATCTAGGTCATTAATATGGCAGACCTGAGTGTCATCCACTGAGCCAGGCTGGCTGTTGAAGCAAACATCCAAAGCATGTGGTTGGTTGTCCTGTCAGTAGCcacagctctaaccactagagcaCACTTCCATTCCCGACACAGGCACAGAACCCAGGCAGCCTGAATCTGCTGCTGTCTAACAAACCATTGAACAGTCCACTTACACAGTGGATTAGCTAATTGGGCAGAGGGCCATGGGCTGGTTCTAAAAAGCCTGCATTAAATTGGATGCCAATCACGGTTCGGCATTTTATggtgccacatgatggaatttctctGTGGCCAGTTTCATGAAGGCCACAGCTAAATTTCTCTTTAAAACCAAATTttgcttcctccccccccccaccaaaaaattaCTTACATGGAAATTTAGGTAGGTGGCCACTAATTTTGGCCCTTTGTCATCGTGCCTCATTTCCCCTGTGTGAGATGGGGATGATTACACCCCCCTCCCTAACTGCAGTTTTGGGTAGATAAACGCAGTCATGTttaggaggcagagtggagggatgtcaggggctgggagctgtctAGAGTGGAACAGGGCTGTGCTGAAAGCATAAGGAATGATGGGAAGGTTAAAGTTGACCGGAGGCAGCTGAGCAGCACCAggtgtggggaggctgggagAACAGAGGGGCTGTTAGGAATATGGGCAGGGGATAGAGGCAGCTCTGCTCTTTTGAgggcagtatgtgcagaaccctGCTGGTGACCTTCAGCCGGGTAGTTGGGTGTTCTTGTGGTTGAAGCACTGGCTTTGGACTCACCAGCTGATGGTTAAATTCCTGGTTCTGACACTGTATTCTTGGGTGACCACAACCATGTCAcagcctctctatgcctcagtttccacaggtgtaaaacagggataaaatTTCTTCCCCACATCTTGTGTCAGAgacaccgactctgtgggtgctctggggctggaacacccatggagaaaaaaaatggtgggGGACTAAGCACCCGGTGcagcccagtgcctcctgcccaccagcacaCCCCGTGGATCAGCACCTCCCGCTCCCTATGCCTCCTGTGAACAGCTGTTTTGCAACATGCAGGAGGGAGGTGTGAATGCAGCATGCTTGAGgaaagggggtggaactgggcaggaagaggcagggcaggggtgaagcAGTGGAAGGGGGTCAAGCAcaaggctgcccagaggattcaaggggcctggggcaaagcaggggagctgtgaCACTTGCACTCACCTggtggcggtctgggtcttcggcggcatttcggtggcagggggcccttcagtgctgccaaagatgcagagcaactgaagggcctACTGCTGCCAAAGACCTAGACTGCTGCCGgaccagggctcgtggggcctggagcaaattgccccacttgcccccagggccggctttagactGATTCGCCTGATTCccaggaatcgggccccgcgccttaggcgccttttcaattttttttttttacttattccGGCTGCGGTCTGCTCCGGGGTCTTCCGTGGCCCCACTCCCCTGACCAAAGTGCCGACGGGAGCacggctgccccacagccccgctctcGCAGCTGGAGCTCTGGCCAGAGTGCGGCAAGCCCTgctctcctggctggagctccgggccctttaaatagcccccagagccttGGGGTAgtggggggctccaggggctatttaaagggccagggttccagctgcctctgccaccccggtcctttaactagctgccagagccccgctgcccccATGCATTCCCCAGGGCTCCTGTGGCTATTTAAAAGGTCTGGGGcggggtagaagcaggggagccctgggccctttaaatagcccccagagccctgggatagcagggggcttgggggctatttaaagggctggggctccagctgtctctgctgcaccccctgccctgcctgcaccaaccccacctccccacctacagccagctctgcaccccctgccctgtctccagccaacccctgccacacacccctgcagccctgcccaaagccagccagccccacacacacccctgcccacaccagcccagcaccccctgccctgtctccagccaacccctgctgcatactcctgcctgaagccagccagtcccacactcctctgtctccagccctgccaacccctgctgcacccctgcctgaagccagcccaccccacactcccctgtctccagccagcccctacctccagccagccccatgtccactgctgccctgcagttcccagggcagtaaccctgcacacctgcttcaatgaggggggcagggagcagctaggacccacacatgggcacacccccagggagtggcagggacccacacatgtgaaatggcAGTCATTACTAACCAATCAGCagcatatatgatgcaatgtacataatatataattttatttatatagttatggaaagtaaataatacatagaagaaatgaaaggctttttttttttaagtcatccctaccagggccctgccgaaaatgttcaaattgggccccacacttcctaaagccagccctgcttgccccctccctgggcagccctggtcaagcatcccccagcactttggaaagtctgGGCCTGTGTATGTCAGGATCTCTCCCCTCATGTTACTGAGGTGCCCAGGTAGCATGGCAATAGGGAACAGCATAAAAACAGCATAAAAACCATGATGCACCTCCAGTTTTAGGTTCACTGGGGCCCCATCAGCCCTTCTAAGGGTGCATCTACACTGGCACTGTACAGCTCTGCAGCTttcttgctcagggatgtgaaaaaacacccaagtgcagcaagtttcagtgttATAAAGCAcccgtgtagacagtgcaccagcactggtagCTTCACCCCTTGTGGAGGTGATTTGGAGCActaggagagctctcttccagtGCTGTGTCATGACACACAAGCTatgttagggctagtctacactggcagtgcTTTAGTCTCAAGAGGCTGCCAAGTATCAGCCTTGATTAGTGAAAGCCTCATCAGCTCCAGGCCAAAGGCAGTGGTGTTAGTCTTGATGTAAGGACCCCACATGACAGCAGATCCACAGCAGCCCTTGCTAAGCTTTACCAGTGATTCTTCACTCACCCCAGGAAGAGAGTGCATCCTCTGCCCAGTGTGAATTTGGTTAGTTCCCCTCCCAGCCCTTGGATCTAGTTATGCCTTTTCCTGGCAGATTACATCTCCTCCCCATCTTGGGCCAAATCACTCTTCCCAATTGCCCTAGTTTATAGAAGAACTCCACCCTTTGTACACACCAACACATTTGCTGCTTCACTAACTTAagctgtctacactacaatcctAAGTGGACTTAtgttaggtcaacttacagccaCTGTATTAATTACCACGGTGGTTACTGTCCACATTATCTTCCTCCTGTTGGTAGGAAGTGATCCTGGTGAGGACATGTACCAACTGGAGAGGGGCCCACCTGGAGGACAGAGCCAGGGCTTCTCacccagctgcctggggctttTTCTTGGAAGAGATCCACACTTGGAGTCAGTTGCTGCCAGGAGTGTGGCAGCCAGCTACTGGGGGGCAGTAGGGCTCCCAATGGGGAGTCCAGGTAGCAGCCCAAGCCAGGATGGCATCCTGGTTTGGAGTGGAGACAGGGCTAGCTTTAGCAAGTGTGGGGCCTAATTCATGGTGCTAGTACTCACTGGCCAGTGCTCtgagtcttcagcagcactttggaTTGCTGTGCgctgccaggggaggggggccCATGGGGCTTACTGTGCTCCGGACAGGGAAGTGGGGCTTGCCATGCTCTGGCCAGTGCTCCAGTGTGGGGGAGCAAGGCCATTGCACACACTGGTCTGGGGCTGCATGCTTAGAGTGGTCTGCCTACTctctggctggggaaggggtggtggGGCTTGCTGAGCTCCTGCCAGGGGTAGCAGGGCCATGGGGATTGCCACACTTCAGCTGGGGGAGCAGGGTTGCAGGCTTGCCATGCTCTGGCCAGGGCTCTCTTTGGCATGGGGCCCAATTTGGGGGGAATTGGCCTAAAACCAGCCCTGAGTGGAGACCtggcagcagccaggctgggcaAAGTGGCTTTGTGAATtacatgacttcagtggagccatgaaattgacaagaatgccaGTCAACAGCTGATGTAAAGAACAGTATCTACACTGTCCCTCCATCACCCtagttacactgacagaagcacTATGCCACTCAAGGTGGTATTATGTTGCCATTGTAGGGGAGTTACATTGGCAGGAGGAACAAGTCAGCAAAagctgatttgtcaaaactgttcaatgtagacaaggccatatagtgttccccacagcagcacagccCTATGAAGATGTTTAGGAAATAAACCTGTGTGCCTCCTATCTCCCTAATAGGAACACACCTCATAGCTGCTGGCATCCTCCACCCCAACACTACTGGTGCCATCAGTGCTCCTGCTCTATGCACCCACTTGGGGACAGCTGACCCCTGCATTGGCAGTTTTCACTATAACATGACTTGTCTAGAGCAAGGCAGGTTGATGCCAGAGCACAGCTGCAGAGTCCCTTCCCCACACTGTAAGGGGTGTTGAGCAGCCTAGTTTTCTGACCAATCCAGAGAGTGCAGGAGGTTGTTTAAGTGATGTTTATACAGTGGCCTAGCAAAAAAGCAAGCCCTACTGAACCATCCCAGGGCCAGGATTATGACTAATGCCTGGCCActgaagttacaccagggatgagttTGGTCCATTGGTAGCTGTTCTCATTAGTAAAGTCTAGTGTCTCATGGAGACTATTATAAGGTGTCAATTCCACCTGGAGGAGGCTTATCTGCACTAGTCTGAGCTTGCCAACTTCAAAATAAAGTTTAGTGGGGTGCTGTGAGATGCTAGTTGCCCTGACAGGGATACCCTGGAACATGGTGAGGCAGTGAGCCCCTCCCATCCCATAGGGGCACTATTTTTAGCATGGGTATCTTTCTATCTAGGATAGGCATGCTGTTAGATCTGTTCTCAGCACTCTGGCTGTTGTCACTGGTGACTCAGCCTTCAGCACTGGCCCATTTGCAGAGGGAGTCATGGCTGGGATACTGCTTTCATTTGGAGAAGGGCTGCAGGTGGCAGGTGTTAGATTCCAAGCAGCTCAGGACAGCACCTCCAACATTTCACACTGCCAACAGCTCAACTCTGTTGCCAGGAGAGGCTAACTCCACACTCAACCCCCCACTGACTATTCACAAGCACTGCAGTCTCAATTCATGAGAGGACCACCTGTttgagtcacacacacacacacaccccccagacTAGTCAGCACTGACCAGACTCAAGTCCATGTATGGGTTTATTTTATATGACATGAGGTACAAGTCACATGACAGCACCAGCCATTGCACGGCTGTGGTTTTTGTAGATGAAGCAGATGGTCAGAGTCACGGAGGCCAAGCCAATAGCAGCAGCCACCAAGCTCAGCCCAAGCACCAGCCCAGGAGTCTCTTCCATGCCTGTAGGAAAGATCTGTGGTTAGAATGGGAACTAGATGTTTTTCCAGCTTTAGTGGAGTCAATCATACATAAGCAAGCCAGTTATTCCCCTTCTTTTGAAGTcaggcatttgattttttccttcttaagtgtagtGCTTGCACTTGACTTTCATCTTGAGTTCTCCAGTCAATTTTGACTTCTTATCCTGTCCTCCAGAGTGCAAGCTGAGAGGAGTTTCAAGGTGTCAGCCATAAATTTTATAAATACACTCACCCCACCATCTAACTTgagaatgaaaatattgactagtactagACCCAGGGACTGACCCCCTAAAGACACCCTTGGTCTCACAGCAGACCATTGATAGTTATTCTGAGTaccatctttcaaccagttgtgaacccagttatagtaGTTTCATCTACAtgcatttccttagtttgcttgTGACACTCATTGGACCTGTCAAAGGGTTACTAAGAAATGTATTCACTCCCAACATATCTGCTTCCCCCACCTCTGGCACAACTAGGCCAGTAGTTTCATTTGACAGTTattggtttgacaggatttgttcttgatacATTTGTGCTGCCTACTCCCTATAACTCTATtgtcttctaggtgcttacaaactgattgttcaaTACCTTTCCAGGTAAcaaagtgaggctgactggtctgatTTCCCAGGCTgtctgttcccctttttaaagctaGGTACTATGTTTGCACCTCtctagtcctctgggacctcacttcATCCTCTGTTCTCAGAGATGATCACTAACAgttcagagattgcttcagctagttctttaGGATAGATACAAGGCCCTGCCAACTGGAATACATCTAAAAATACTCTTTATTCTGTTCTTTAACTACTTAAAGTTGTGTTCCTTCCACCTTTTGTTATTagttgtgttgagtatctggttaCTGTTAGCCTTTTTAATGgtgactgaagcaaaataggcactagacacctcagccttcttgatgtcatccattATTAGATCTCCTCCCCACTAAGAAAAGGGTAGGTCTTTTTCTTAGTCTCTCACTCCTAGTGTATTTGCAGAACTGCTTATTGCCTTATGTCCCTTGGTAAATACCTTGTTTCATTAcagtctga
The nucleotide sequence above comes from Mauremys reevesii isolate NIE-2019 linkage group 10, ASM1616193v1, whole genome shotgun sequence. Encoded proteins:
- the LOC120373391 gene encoding zona pellucida sperm-binding protein 3-like isoform X1, translated to MLGLLQAGKMGYRATLGFALLCWVVSGVTSYNPWDFSRRDSAIWRSAPRAEPPHRQAYVPSLAQPYPWAQVDASQLRAVSLLQPVTVQCEEAQLVITVHRDLFGTGRLIKAADLSLGPAACQYTSLNAAENTVTFEAGLHECGSTLQMTPDTLVYSTSLNYNPTPASNPVILRTNPAVIPIECHYPRKDNVSSKAIKPTWVPFSSTLSAEERLGFSLRLMNDDWSAERPSNGFQLGEVMHIQADVNTGNHVALRLFVDSCVATLTPDRDSSPRYAVIDFNGCLVDGRSDDTTSAFIFPRPRQDTLQFMVDVFRFAGDARNLIYITCHLKVTAAEQAPDPLNKACSFNKAGNIWSPVEGTRDLCRCCETGNCGLAGQSGRVRPLDRWPGRRFQRDVASRHGDPLVREAEADVVVGPLVIFDAYRGSRDLSTDQMAAEKAASEGFSSTAGLISMAAATALAFITLGILVYRRCSHSSA